The following proteins are co-located in the Leptodactylus fuscus isolate aLepFus1 chromosome 8, aLepFus1.hap2, whole genome shotgun sequence genome:
- the UBE2T gene encoding ubiquitin-conjugating enzyme E2 T: MQRQSRLKRELQLLSTEPPSGISCWQVDDKIDELRAQVVGGAGSPYEGGVFSLEVALPERYPFEPPRVQFLTPIYHPNIDTAGRICLDILKPPPKGAWSPALNLSSVLTSIQLLMSEPNPEDPLMADIAREYKYHRAVYTATARSWTEKHAKPRERSADNPTQKRRSQDLPDPAKKPRQ, translated from the coding sequence ATGCAGAGGCAGTCACGACTGAAGCGGGAGCTGCAGCTCCTCAGCACCGAGCCGCCCTCCGGGATCAGCTGCTGGCAGGTGGACGATAAGATAGACGAGCTGCGGGCTCAGGTGGTGGGCGGCGCCGGCTCACCCTATGAGGGCGGTGTGTTCAGCCTGGAGGTGGCGCTGCCGGAGAGATACCCCTTCGAGCCCCCTCGGGTGCAGTTTCTCACCCCCATTTACCACCCGAATATAGACACTGCCGGCAGGATCTGCCTGGACATCCTGAAGCCGCCGCCTAAGGGCGCCTGGAGTCCGGCCCTCAACCTGTCCTCCGTCCTCACCTCCATCCAGCTGCTCATGAGTGAACCTAACCCAGAGGACCCGCTCATGGCGGACATCGCCCGGGAGTACAAGTACCACAGAGCCGTGTACACCGCCACCGCACGCAGCTGGACTGAGAAACACGCTAAACCCCGGGAGAGGAGCGCCGACAACCCGACACAGAAGCGGCGCAGCCAAGACCTGCCCGACCCCGCCAAAAAGCCCAGACAGTAA
- the PFAS gene encoding phosphoribosylformylglycinamidine synthase isoform X1: protein MVVLHFYCRSPGSDDSLQLTATKNIQSVERELCYNVNWTGDCPPTSEQTDTLRWLFSCPFDPQSISNTTFLHPEPLDLLVEIGPRLNFSTASSTNAVSICRSIGLTAIDRIECSKRYLVKFQKDPEESEKRSLTSSLYDRMTECVYPEPVRSFEISVRPEKVYEVDVIGQGRAALEKANTELGLAFDSWDLDYYTALFQRVGRNPSSVECFDLAQSNSEHSRHWFFKGRLQVDGQEKPHSLFDLIMKTQDTSNLNNIIKFCDNSSAIQGKEVTSLIPTDPSRPGPYILTSSTRHLIFTAETHNFPTGVAPFSGATTGTGGRIRDVQSTGKGAHVIAGTAGYCFGNLHIPGYSLPWEDASYQYPVQFARPLEVAIEASNGASDYGNKFGEPVLTGFARSFGLRLPSGERREWVKPIMFSGGIGSMEDVHRSKEAPEVGMHVVKIGGPVYRIGVGGGAASSIQVQGDNASELDFGAVQRGDAEMEQKMNRAVRACVERGTRNPICSIHDQGAGGNGNVLKELSEPQGAVIYTKNFQLGDPTLSILEIWGAEYQESNALLIRPGDAEFLRSVCLRERSPVDFVGRITGDGRIVLVNGSESDPVPDHSDRNCVPVDLELEWVLGKMPRKEFILNRVTPKLQPLTLPENLSVRQALERVLRLPSVASKRYLTNKVDRSVTGLVAQQQCVGPLHTPLADVAVVSLSYTDTVGGATAIGEQPIKGLLDPAAGARMAVGEALTNLVFALVTDLKDVKCSGNWMWAAKLPGEGAALYDACVAMCDVMAQVGIAVDGGKDSLSMAARVEAETVKAPGSLVISVYAVCPDITATVTPDLKNPGQKGILLYVPLTPGKHRLGGSALAQCYSQLGQHPPDLDDPQTLVSCFKVTQQLIKERVLSAGHDVSDGGLITCLLEMAFAGNCGLDVEFSSPDISVMDLLFSEELGLVLEVSETSHDHVIQQYQAQGLQCVRLGQTQGRGPGSRVRICVNGEEVLCDEVGRLRALWEETSFQLERLQANPNFVSQEEVGLLKREGPDYQLTFNPCEKPALIGSAQPRVAVVREEGSNGDREMAAALLMAGFEVWDVTMEDLLSGGTGLDIFRGVIFVGGFSYADVLGSAKGWAASVKFNSGVRAQFETFRCRSDSFSLGICNGCQLMALLGWVGADITAGTGEGPTQGVLLSHNLSGRFESRFVTVRIEESSCILLQGMAGSSLGVWVAHGEGLMRFRSEKVRDHVNSHRLAPLRYVNDKNIPTEEYPMNPNGSPLGIAGLCSEDGRHLAMMPHPERCVQKWQWPWMPEDWRKTQGMSPWMRLFENGYSWCLKSALQDS, encoded by the exons ATGGTGGTCTTACACTTTTACTGCCGCTCCCCGGGGTCAGATGATTCCCTGCAGCTGACTGCAACCAAGAATATCCAGAGTGTAGAGAGGGAGCTGTGTTACAATGTCAACTGGACAG GTGACTGTCCCCCAACCTCTGAGCAGACGGACACCCTGCGCTGGCTCTTCAGCTGCCCCTTTGACCCCCAGAGTATTTCGAACACCACTTTCCTTCATCCTGAGCCATTGGACTTGCTGGTGGAGATCGGACCCCG ACTGAATTTCTCCACAGCGTCCTCCACCAATGCCGTGTCCATCTGCCGTTCCATTGGTCTGACCGCCATCGACCGCATTGAGTGTTCCAAGCGCTATCTGGTGAAG TTTCAGAAAGATCCAGAGGAGAGCGAGAAGCGGAGTCTGACGTCTTCTCTGTATGATCGGATGACTGAATGCGTCTACCCAGAACCGGTCAGAAGCTTTGAGATCTCTGTGCGACCAGAGAAGGTGTACGAGGTGGACGTGATAGGACAAGGTCGGGCAGCTCTGGAAAAGGCAAACACAGAGCTGG GTCTTGCCTTTGACTCCTGGGACCTGGACTACTACACCGCTCTCTTCCAGCGTGTGGGCCGCAATCCGAGCAGCGTTGAGTGCTTTGACTTGGCGCAGTCTAACAG TGAACACAGCCGCCATTGGTTCTTCAAGGGCCGCCTCCAGGTGGACGGACAGGAGAAGCCACACTCCCTGTTTGACCTGATCATGAAGACACAGGACACCAGCAACCTCAACAAcatcatcaagttctgtgataaTAGCAG TGCAATCCAAGGGAAGGAGGTGACCAGCCTGATCCCGACAGATCCCTCACGTCCTGGGCCCTACATACTAACAAGCTCCACCCGGCACCTCATCTTCACTGCCGAAACGCATAACTTTCCTACAG GTGTGGCACCTTTTAGTGGCGCCACCACGGGCACCGGTGGTCGCATCAGAGATGTCCAGAGCACGGGGAAGGGGGCCCATGTCATAGCGGGCACAGCCGGCTACTGTTTTGGTAACCTGCACATTCCAG GATATTCTCTACCATGGGAGGACGCCTCTTATCAGTATCCAGTCCAGTTCGCCCGACCTCTGGAGGTGGCAATTGAAGCCAGTAATGGAGCCTCAGATTATGGCAATAAATTTGGCGAGCCGGTGTTGACAG GATTTGCTCGCTCATTCGGCCTTCGCCTGCCCTCTGGGGAAAGGAGAGAGTGGGTGAAGCCCATCATGTTCAGTGGGGGTATTGGATCTATGGAAGATGTCCATCGGAGCAAAGAGGCACCAGAAGTGG GGATGCACGTTGTGAAGATTGGGGGTCCAGTCTATAGGATTGGAGTGGGAGGAGGGGCTGCCTCTTCTATTCAG GTTCAGGGGGACAATGCCAGCGAACTGGACTTTGGTGCTGTACAACGAGGAGATGCAGAGATGGAGCAGAAGATGAACCGAGCCGTCCGCGCCTGTGTGGAGCGAGGGACCCGGAATCCAATATGTAGTATTCATGACCAGGGAGCTGGTGGGAATG GAAATGTACTGAAGGAGCTGAGCGAGCCTCAAGGGGCCGTCATCTACACCAAGAACTTTCAG CTGGGAGACCCCACTTTGAGCATCTTGGAGATCTGGGGGGCAGAATACCAGGAATCCAATGCTTTGCTGATCCGTCCAGGAGATGCAGAGTTCCTGCGCTCAGTGTGTCTGAGAGAGAGATCTCCGGTGGACTTTGTAGGGAGAATCACAGGAGATGGCCGG ATTGTCCTGGTGAATGGGAGCGAGAGCGATCCTGTCCCTGATCACAGTGATCGGAATTGTGTCCCAGTGGACCTGGAGCTAGAGTGGGTTCTGGGGAAGATGCCTCGTAAG GAATTCATCTTAAATCGTGTTACACCCAAACTCCAACCATTGACCCTCCCAGAAAATCTTAGTGTCCGACAAGCACTGGAGCGCGTCCTGAGATTGCCATCTGTGGCGAGCAAGCGATACCTGACAAACAAG GTGGATCGCTCGGTCACCGGGCTTGTTGCCCAGCAGCAGTGTGTGGGGCCGCTTCACACCCCCTTGGCTGATGTCGCCGTTGTCTCCCTGTCCTATACAGACACTGTAGGTGGCGCTACTGCTATCGGGGAGCAGCCAATTAAAGGTCTTCTGGATCCAGCGGCAGGTGCCCGCATGGCGGTGGGCGAGGCTCTTACGAATCTGGTGTTTGCCTTAGTGACTGACCTGAAG GATGTAAAATGCAGCGGTAACTGGATGTGGGCGGCCAAGCTCCCTGGTGAAGGTGCCGCACTGTACGATGCCTGTGTGGCAATGTGTGATGTGATGGCGCAGGTCGGAATTGCAGTGGACGGAGGAAAGGACTCGCTCAGCATGGCCGCAAGAGTTGAGGCAGAGACAGTGAAGGCCCCAG GTTCTCTGGTCATCTCTGTCTATGCCGTCTGTCCTGATATCACGGCCACCGTCACCCCAGACCTGAAGAACCCAGGGCAGAAGG GCATCCTCCTCTATGTGCCTCTCACCCCGGGGAAGCATCGTCTGGGGGGTAGTGCATTGGCTCAGTGCTATTCACAGCTCGGACAACACCCTCCCGACTTGGATGACCCCCAGACCCTGGTCTCCTGCTTCAAAGTCACTCAGCAACTCATCAAAG AACGTGTGCTGAGTGCAGGCCATGACGTAAGTGATGGCGGTCTCATCACTTGTCTGCTGGAGATGGCGTTTGCAGGGAACTGTGGGCTGGATGTGGAGTTCTCTTCCCCAGATATCAGTG TTATGGACCTGCTGTTCTCGGAGGAGCTGGGTCTTGTCTTAGAAGTCTccgagacgtcacatgaccatgtgattcagcaataccaggcacaggggCTCCAGTGTGTGAGACTAGGACAGACGCAGGGAAGGGGCCCAGGCTCTAGG gtCAGAATTTGTGTAAATGGGGAGGAGGTCCTGTGCGATGAAGTCGGGAGATTGAGGGCACTCTGGGAGGAGACAAGTTTCCAGTTAGAAAGGTTACAGGCCAACCCCAACTTTGTGTCTCAGGAAGAGGTGGGGCTGCTAAAGAGGGAGGGGCCTGACTATCAGCTGACATTCAACCCTTGTGAAAAGCCGGCTCTGATAG GCTCTGCTCAGCCACGGGTTGCTGTTGTGAGGGAAGAAGGTAGTAACGGTGACCGAGAGATGGCGGCTGCActgctcatggcgggatttgag GTCTGGGATGTCACCATGGAAGATCTTCTGTCTGGAGGAACCGGCTTGGACATCTTCAGGGGTGTTATATTTGTTGGGGGATTCAGCTATGCAGATGTCCTGGGGTCTGCTAAAG GTTGGGCGGCGTCTGTGAAATTTAATTCTGGTGTTCGGGCTCAGTTTGAAACTTTCCGCTGTCGTTCTGACTCATTCAGTCTAGGAATCTGCAATGGCTGCCAGTTGATGGCGCTCTTGGGTTGGGTAGGAGCGGACATCACAGCAGGTACAG GAGAAGGTCCCACACAAGGAGTCTTACTGAGCCATAATCTCTCTGGAAGGTTTGAGTCTCGCTTTGTGACTGTGAGGATTGAAGAAAGTTCTTGTATCCTGTTGCAGGGGATGGCTGGGTCCTCGCTCGGGGTGTGGGTGGCACATGGAGAAG GTCTCATGAGATTCCGGTCTGAGAAGGTTCGCGATCATGTGAACTCTCATCGTCTAGCTCCTCTGCGCTACGTGAACGACAAAAATATCCCCACTGAGGAGTACCCCATGAATCCTAATGGTTCCCCTCTAGGGATTGCCGGTCTCTGCTCAGAGGACGGACGACATCTGGCCATGATGCCGCACCCTGAGCGTTGCGTCCAGAAGTGGCAGTGGCCCTGGATGCCTGAGGACTGGAGGAAGACCCAGGGCATGTCTCCCTGGATGCGTCTCTTTGAGAACGGTTACAGCTGGTGCCTGAAGAGTGCACTGCAGGACTCGTGA
- the PFAS gene encoding phosphoribosylformylglycinamidine synthase isoform X2: MVVLHFYCRSPGSDDSLQLTATKNIQSVERELCYNVNWTGDCPPTSEQTDTLRWLFSCPFDPQSISNTTFLHPEPLDLLVEIGPRLNFSTASSTNAVSICRSIGLTAIDRIECSKRYLVKKDPEESEKRSLTSSLYDRMTECVYPEPVRSFEISVRPEKVYEVDVIGQGRAALEKANTELGLAFDSWDLDYYTALFQRVGRNPSSVECFDLAQSNSEHSRHWFFKGRLQVDGQEKPHSLFDLIMKTQDTSNLNNIIKFCDNSSAIQGKEVTSLIPTDPSRPGPYILTSSTRHLIFTAETHNFPTGVAPFSGATTGTGGRIRDVQSTGKGAHVIAGTAGYCFGNLHIPGYSLPWEDASYQYPVQFARPLEVAIEASNGASDYGNKFGEPVLTGFARSFGLRLPSGERREWVKPIMFSGGIGSMEDVHRSKEAPEVGMHVVKIGGPVYRIGVGGGAASSIQVQGDNASELDFGAVQRGDAEMEQKMNRAVRACVERGTRNPICSIHDQGAGGNGNVLKELSEPQGAVIYTKNFQLGDPTLSILEIWGAEYQESNALLIRPGDAEFLRSVCLRERSPVDFVGRITGDGRIVLVNGSESDPVPDHSDRNCVPVDLELEWVLGKMPRKEFILNRVTPKLQPLTLPENLSVRQALERVLRLPSVASKRYLTNKVDRSVTGLVAQQQCVGPLHTPLADVAVVSLSYTDTVGGATAIGEQPIKGLLDPAAGARMAVGEALTNLVFALVTDLKDVKCSGNWMWAAKLPGEGAALYDACVAMCDVMAQVGIAVDGGKDSLSMAARVEAETVKAPGSLVISVYAVCPDITATVTPDLKNPGQKGILLYVPLTPGKHRLGGSALAQCYSQLGQHPPDLDDPQTLVSCFKVTQQLIKERVLSAGHDVSDGGLITCLLEMAFAGNCGLDVEFSSPDISVMDLLFSEELGLVLEVSETSHDHVIQQYQAQGLQCVRLGQTQGRGPGSRVRICVNGEEVLCDEVGRLRALWEETSFQLERLQANPNFVSQEEVGLLKREGPDYQLTFNPCEKPALIGSAQPRVAVVREEGSNGDREMAAALLMAGFEVWDVTMEDLLSGGTGLDIFRGVIFVGGFSYADVLGSAKGWAASVKFNSGVRAQFETFRCRSDSFSLGICNGCQLMALLGWVGADITAGTGEGPTQGVLLSHNLSGRFESRFVTVRIEESSCILLQGMAGSSLGVWVAHGEGLMRFRSEKVRDHVNSHRLAPLRYVNDKNIPTEEYPMNPNGSPLGIAGLCSEDGRHLAMMPHPERCVQKWQWPWMPEDWRKTQGMSPWMRLFENGYSWCLKSALQDS; the protein is encoded by the exons ATGGTGGTCTTACACTTTTACTGCCGCTCCCCGGGGTCAGATGATTCCCTGCAGCTGACTGCAACCAAGAATATCCAGAGTGTAGAGAGGGAGCTGTGTTACAATGTCAACTGGACAG GTGACTGTCCCCCAACCTCTGAGCAGACGGACACCCTGCGCTGGCTCTTCAGCTGCCCCTTTGACCCCCAGAGTATTTCGAACACCACTTTCCTTCATCCTGAGCCATTGGACTTGCTGGTGGAGATCGGACCCCG ACTGAATTTCTCCACAGCGTCCTCCACCAATGCCGTGTCCATCTGCCGTTCCATTGGTCTGACCGCCATCGACCGCATTGAGTGTTCCAAGCGCTATCTGGTGAAG AAAGATCCAGAGGAGAGCGAGAAGCGGAGTCTGACGTCTTCTCTGTATGATCGGATGACTGAATGCGTCTACCCAGAACCGGTCAGAAGCTTTGAGATCTCTGTGCGACCAGAGAAGGTGTACGAGGTGGACGTGATAGGACAAGGTCGGGCAGCTCTGGAAAAGGCAAACACAGAGCTGG GTCTTGCCTTTGACTCCTGGGACCTGGACTACTACACCGCTCTCTTCCAGCGTGTGGGCCGCAATCCGAGCAGCGTTGAGTGCTTTGACTTGGCGCAGTCTAACAG TGAACACAGCCGCCATTGGTTCTTCAAGGGCCGCCTCCAGGTGGACGGACAGGAGAAGCCACACTCCCTGTTTGACCTGATCATGAAGACACAGGACACCAGCAACCTCAACAAcatcatcaagttctgtgataaTAGCAG TGCAATCCAAGGGAAGGAGGTGACCAGCCTGATCCCGACAGATCCCTCACGTCCTGGGCCCTACATACTAACAAGCTCCACCCGGCACCTCATCTTCACTGCCGAAACGCATAACTTTCCTACAG GTGTGGCACCTTTTAGTGGCGCCACCACGGGCACCGGTGGTCGCATCAGAGATGTCCAGAGCACGGGGAAGGGGGCCCATGTCATAGCGGGCACAGCCGGCTACTGTTTTGGTAACCTGCACATTCCAG GATATTCTCTACCATGGGAGGACGCCTCTTATCAGTATCCAGTCCAGTTCGCCCGACCTCTGGAGGTGGCAATTGAAGCCAGTAATGGAGCCTCAGATTATGGCAATAAATTTGGCGAGCCGGTGTTGACAG GATTTGCTCGCTCATTCGGCCTTCGCCTGCCCTCTGGGGAAAGGAGAGAGTGGGTGAAGCCCATCATGTTCAGTGGGGGTATTGGATCTATGGAAGATGTCCATCGGAGCAAAGAGGCACCAGAAGTGG GGATGCACGTTGTGAAGATTGGGGGTCCAGTCTATAGGATTGGAGTGGGAGGAGGGGCTGCCTCTTCTATTCAG GTTCAGGGGGACAATGCCAGCGAACTGGACTTTGGTGCTGTACAACGAGGAGATGCAGAGATGGAGCAGAAGATGAACCGAGCCGTCCGCGCCTGTGTGGAGCGAGGGACCCGGAATCCAATATGTAGTATTCATGACCAGGGAGCTGGTGGGAATG GAAATGTACTGAAGGAGCTGAGCGAGCCTCAAGGGGCCGTCATCTACACCAAGAACTTTCAG CTGGGAGACCCCACTTTGAGCATCTTGGAGATCTGGGGGGCAGAATACCAGGAATCCAATGCTTTGCTGATCCGTCCAGGAGATGCAGAGTTCCTGCGCTCAGTGTGTCTGAGAGAGAGATCTCCGGTGGACTTTGTAGGGAGAATCACAGGAGATGGCCGG ATTGTCCTGGTGAATGGGAGCGAGAGCGATCCTGTCCCTGATCACAGTGATCGGAATTGTGTCCCAGTGGACCTGGAGCTAGAGTGGGTTCTGGGGAAGATGCCTCGTAAG GAATTCATCTTAAATCGTGTTACACCCAAACTCCAACCATTGACCCTCCCAGAAAATCTTAGTGTCCGACAAGCACTGGAGCGCGTCCTGAGATTGCCATCTGTGGCGAGCAAGCGATACCTGACAAACAAG GTGGATCGCTCGGTCACCGGGCTTGTTGCCCAGCAGCAGTGTGTGGGGCCGCTTCACACCCCCTTGGCTGATGTCGCCGTTGTCTCCCTGTCCTATACAGACACTGTAGGTGGCGCTACTGCTATCGGGGAGCAGCCAATTAAAGGTCTTCTGGATCCAGCGGCAGGTGCCCGCATGGCGGTGGGCGAGGCTCTTACGAATCTGGTGTTTGCCTTAGTGACTGACCTGAAG GATGTAAAATGCAGCGGTAACTGGATGTGGGCGGCCAAGCTCCCTGGTGAAGGTGCCGCACTGTACGATGCCTGTGTGGCAATGTGTGATGTGATGGCGCAGGTCGGAATTGCAGTGGACGGAGGAAAGGACTCGCTCAGCATGGCCGCAAGAGTTGAGGCAGAGACAGTGAAGGCCCCAG GTTCTCTGGTCATCTCTGTCTATGCCGTCTGTCCTGATATCACGGCCACCGTCACCCCAGACCTGAAGAACCCAGGGCAGAAGG GCATCCTCCTCTATGTGCCTCTCACCCCGGGGAAGCATCGTCTGGGGGGTAGTGCATTGGCTCAGTGCTATTCACAGCTCGGACAACACCCTCCCGACTTGGATGACCCCCAGACCCTGGTCTCCTGCTTCAAAGTCACTCAGCAACTCATCAAAG AACGTGTGCTGAGTGCAGGCCATGACGTAAGTGATGGCGGTCTCATCACTTGTCTGCTGGAGATGGCGTTTGCAGGGAACTGTGGGCTGGATGTGGAGTTCTCTTCCCCAGATATCAGTG TTATGGACCTGCTGTTCTCGGAGGAGCTGGGTCTTGTCTTAGAAGTCTccgagacgtcacatgaccatgtgattcagcaataccaggcacaggggCTCCAGTGTGTGAGACTAGGACAGACGCAGGGAAGGGGCCCAGGCTCTAGG gtCAGAATTTGTGTAAATGGGGAGGAGGTCCTGTGCGATGAAGTCGGGAGATTGAGGGCACTCTGGGAGGAGACAAGTTTCCAGTTAGAAAGGTTACAGGCCAACCCCAACTTTGTGTCTCAGGAAGAGGTGGGGCTGCTAAAGAGGGAGGGGCCTGACTATCAGCTGACATTCAACCCTTGTGAAAAGCCGGCTCTGATAG GCTCTGCTCAGCCACGGGTTGCTGTTGTGAGGGAAGAAGGTAGTAACGGTGACCGAGAGATGGCGGCTGCActgctcatggcgggatttgag GTCTGGGATGTCACCATGGAAGATCTTCTGTCTGGAGGAACCGGCTTGGACATCTTCAGGGGTGTTATATTTGTTGGGGGATTCAGCTATGCAGATGTCCTGGGGTCTGCTAAAG GTTGGGCGGCGTCTGTGAAATTTAATTCTGGTGTTCGGGCTCAGTTTGAAACTTTCCGCTGTCGTTCTGACTCATTCAGTCTAGGAATCTGCAATGGCTGCCAGTTGATGGCGCTCTTGGGTTGGGTAGGAGCGGACATCACAGCAGGTACAG GAGAAGGTCCCACACAAGGAGTCTTACTGAGCCATAATCTCTCTGGAAGGTTTGAGTCTCGCTTTGTGACTGTGAGGATTGAAGAAAGTTCTTGTATCCTGTTGCAGGGGATGGCTGGGTCCTCGCTCGGGGTGTGGGTGGCACATGGAGAAG GTCTCATGAGATTCCGGTCTGAGAAGGTTCGCGATCATGTGAACTCTCATCGTCTAGCTCCTCTGCGCTACGTGAACGACAAAAATATCCCCACTGAGGAGTACCCCATGAATCCTAATGGTTCCCCTCTAGGGATTGCCGGTCTCTGCTCAGAGGACGGACGACATCTGGCCATGATGCCGCACCCTGAGCGTTGCGTCCAGAAGTGGCAGTGGCCCTGGATGCCTGAGGACTGGAGGAAGACCCAGGGCATGTCTCCCTGGATGCGTCTCTTTGAGAACGGTTACAGCTGGTGCCTGAAGAGTGCACTGCAGGACTCGTGA